One window of the Burkholderia ubonensis subsp. mesacidophila genome contains the following:
- a CDS encoding ABC transporter substrate-binding protein, whose product MLSRIVTALLLALAAQPGIAKDTVTLRVGEQNYFNIQASMEASGVLKDLPYTIEWKHFQAAAPVAESLNGNAIDLGFLGDSALLTLAARGAPVKVVAVSRQSLDGVAILVPKNSPVRTVADLQGKTIAVWRGAWSQQLVLRALEHAGIRADAVKYAYLMPIDATNALANGSVDAVSLWEPFVSTLALRQGARPVVTAQGLMPALSFVAANEQAVDGKRAEITDFLHRVVAARQWVDSHPREYADLWAKRAKIEPDVAYRWLDNAHQRVGPVDAAAAKDAQNTADFLHKAGVIPNPYDTAKLLDRSYAGAFAVPAQKTAAAR is encoded by the coding sequence TTGCTGAGCCGAATCGTCACGGCGCTCTTGCTGGCGCTCGCCGCGCAGCCGGGCATCGCGAAGGACACCGTCACGCTGCGCGTCGGTGAACAGAACTACTTCAACATCCAGGCGTCGATGGAAGCGTCCGGCGTGCTCAAGGACCTGCCGTACACGATCGAGTGGAAGCACTTCCAGGCGGCCGCGCCCGTCGCCGAAAGCCTCAACGGCAATGCGATCGACCTGGGCTTCCTCGGCGATTCCGCGCTGCTCACGCTCGCCGCGCGCGGCGCGCCGGTCAAGGTGGTCGCGGTGTCGCGCCAGAGCCTCGACGGCGTCGCGATCCTCGTGCCGAAGAACTCGCCGGTGCGCACGGTCGCCGACCTGCAGGGCAAGACGATCGCGGTGTGGCGCGGCGCGTGGAGCCAGCAGCTCGTGCTGCGCGCGCTCGAACACGCGGGCATTCGCGCCGACGCGGTCAAGTACGCATACCTGATGCCGATCGACGCAACCAACGCGCTCGCGAACGGCTCGGTCGACGCGGTGTCGCTGTGGGAGCCGTTCGTCAGCACGCTCGCGCTGCGGCAGGGCGCGCGGCCGGTGGTCACCGCGCAGGGGCTGATGCCCGCGCTCAGCTTCGTCGCCGCGAACGAGCAGGCCGTCGACGGCAAGCGCGCGGAGATCACCGACTTCCTGCACCGCGTGGTCGCCGCGCGCCAGTGGGTCGACAGCCATCCGCGCGAATACGCGGACCTGTGGGCGAAACGCGCGAAGATCGAACCGGACGTCGCCTACCGCTGGCTCGACAACGCGCACCAGCGCGTCGGCCCGGTCGACGCCGCGGCTGCGAAGGACGCGCAGAACACCGCCGATTTCCTGCACAAGGCCGGCGTGATCCCGAATCCGTACGACACCGCGAAGCTGCTCGACCGTTCGTATGCGGGCGCGTTCGCCGTGCCTGCGCAGAAGACCGCCGCCGCGCGATAA
- a CDS encoding alpha/beta hydrolase family protein: protein MTTRSIEFSAADGYPLRGTLWRPDAEPSALVLIHPATAVPERLYAGFARYLTERGFAALTYNYRGIDASRPARLNQLRARMRDWVDLDVEAATTWARHAFAGVPLLAVGHSVGGHAIGLSAGSRHLQAAVMVASHAGSTRLIARAAERLKVRLILRVLGPLTSALLGYVPGRRLGLGEDLPAGVFREWSGWTTLPRYFFDDPTLGAAERFAQQRLPILALGFDDDPWANPVAIDLLVSYLTHAAVERRQIDPRAAGSGPVGHMGFFRSRPGAVLWPGIADWLAQALDRPCDAHRIPSSTPAGNRA from the coding sequence ATGACAACCCGATCGATCGAATTTTCCGCCGCCGACGGCTACCCGCTGCGCGGCACGCTGTGGCGGCCGGACGCCGAGCCGTCCGCGCTGGTGCTGATCCATCCGGCGACCGCCGTGCCGGAGCGGCTGTATGCGGGCTTCGCGCGCTACCTGACCGAGCGCGGCTTCGCGGCGCTGACCTACAACTACCGGGGCATCGACGCGTCGCGTCCGGCTCGCCTGAACCAGCTGCGCGCGCGCATGCGCGACTGGGTCGATCTCGACGTCGAGGCGGCCACCACGTGGGCGCGGCACGCGTTCGCCGGCGTGCCGCTGCTCGCGGTCGGACACAGCGTCGGCGGCCACGCGATCGGCCTGTCGGCCGGGTCGCGCCACCTGCAGGCGGCGGTGATGGTCGCGTCGCACGCGGGCAGCACGCGGCTGATCGCGCGCGCGGCCGAACGGCTGAAGGTGCGGCTGATCCTGCGCGTGCTCGGGCCGCTGACGTCCGCGCTGCTCGGCTACGTGCCGGGCAGGCGGCTCGGGCTCGGCGAGGACCTGCCGGCCGGCGTGTTCCGCGAATGGAGCGGCTGGACGACACTGCCGCGCTACTTCTTCGACGATCCGACGCTCGGCGCGGCCGAGCGGTTCGCGCAGCAACGGCTGCCGATTCTCGCGCTCGGCTTCGACGACGACCCGTGGGCGAACCCGGTGGCCATCGACCTGCTGGTAAGCTACCTGACGCATGCGGCGGTCGAGCGCCGCCAGATCGATCCGCGCGCCGCGGGCAGCGGGCCGGTCGGGCACATGGGCTTCTTCCGCAGCCGGCCCGGCGCGGTGCTGTGGCCGGGCATCGCGGACTGGCTCGCGCAGGCGCTCGACCGGCCGTGCGATGCACACCGCATTCCCTCCTCCACGCCAGCAGGAAACCGAGCTTGA